The stretch of DNA TTTACTTCAACCGGGGCGATACCTTTCGCGGCGGGCCGCTACGGATTGATAACCGGAATGAAATCGAACTCGAACGGGCGCGGCTGGTGTTCAGCGGATTTGTTCACGATCCCAAATTGGAATTCTTTTTGAATATCGACGGTGATACCGACGACAATCATCAAGCGATCTTTCATGACTTTTGGTTCAACTATGAATTCAATGAGACCTTTGACTTGTATTTCGGCAAGGCATTCGTGCCTGGTAGCCGCGACTGGTTAAATGGCTCGATGCGGACGCACTTTGCGGACCGGTCGATGGCGACGACGTTTTTTCGTCCTGATCGCAGCGTGGGCGTGTGGGCCATCGGCGAAGTGACTGAGGATCTGTTCTACCGCGTGATGGTGGCCAACGGATTTAGTGCGTCCGATTTGCAGTTTTCGCAATTGGATACAAGCTTAGCCTATTCGGGAACCATGTGGTGGGATGCGCTCGGTGATTATGGCAAGGGCTATGCCGACTTGAAGTGGCACGAAGACTTGGCAGTCCGCGTGGGGCAGAGTTTTACTTATGCCAGCCAACACGGGATCGATTCCTTGGGGGTTCCCGGATCGGAACAAAACTTCCTGCGGATCAGTGATGGGACGCGGTTGATTACTCCTAGTGCGTTGGCTCCGGGAGTGACGGTAGTCGGGTCGGACATTTACTTGTATGCGGTCGACGCCGCCTTCAAGTATCGGGGTTGGAGCGTCAACTCCGAACTGTACTTTCGCTGGTTGAATCAATTCAAAACAGTTGGCGGCACGATTCCGTATTCGCAATTGTATGCCTACGGTTTTTATGCCGACACCGGCTACATGATCTTGGAAAAGTCGTTGGAAGTCATTGCTCGCGCATCGCTCGTCGATGGCATGTTCGGAACCCGTTGGGAATACGCAACCGGTATCAACTGGTATGTCAACGGGACGCACCAGAACAAGGTGACCTTTGATATCACAAAACTCGACGGCAGCCCCGTCTCCAATTCCGGCCCCAACTACGAAGTCGGGCAAGAAGGACTTCTGACGCGGCTACAATGGCAGATCGCGTTTTGAAACGGTGCTGGCTGTGCAGTTTGAGCTTGGCTGGTAACTGCGGTTGCAACTCGCTTTGAGACCATGCAGTATGGAGTTGCCGTCTCGGGTGGCCTGGCGGTGAAAGTTGCTGCGGTGATTTTTAGACTCTAATGATTTTAAGGTGAAATATGACAAGTCGACCCACTAGGCGTCTTTACGCGTTAGGTCTGTTCTTGGCTTGTTCACTTTCGTGGGTTGGCTGCAGCAGTTCCTCACACCGGAATGAACCGATCACTATGCAGGGTCGTCTTGTCATTCAAGAGTATTCCGATGTCAAACCAGGGTCTCTTGATCGCGAAATTGAACTCACCAAGGACAGCGATTTCCAAAAGAATTTCAATGTATGGTTATCGAAGCCTCATAAAAAACAACACAGCTTCGAAACTTACGTCCCCATATTGGTTGTCGAAACCGATAAAACCATGGTGAATTTTGTGGGCGATACGGTCGTACTCGCTTCCAGAGAAAATCAAGACGACGTTTGGACACAATATACATGGCCAGCTGACGAGGAAGCCATAAGATTGAAAGGAGAACTGCTCGAGTTATTTGAAAACCAAATCGACCGAGCGGCTCCCAATAATTGACGAGGGAAAGTTGAACGTCCCGAAATTTAGTTTGGGACGTTGGGTGACCCCGAAAGATTCTTTCGGGGCGGCGTAGCCGCGGGAGATGTTGAGGAATTGTCAGCAACTTCGCGGCAAGCTCTCCTGCCGACTTCGTCGGGCCAGATAGAATCTATCTGGGGCACGCTGTGGAGCATGATACTACGCGTTGTATTTCAAACTGGAGTTCACCAGATACATGACCGAACAGTCGATCGCAACCGTTTATGTTGACACAGCCATTGAGAGTCTGCGTCGGCACGATTTAATGTGCTGTCCGGACCCGAATATGCCGGCGGAAATGCGTGATCCAAACGTGCCACCCTCGGGGGCTTGGCTAGCGTGGCAACCCATTGCGAGTACCGTGACCGACCAGGACATCGATGAGCTAGAAAGTCTTTACTGTGGCAAGTTGCCCGATTTGTATGTCGAGTTTCTCAAATACCGCCATTTCTACGAACTCACCGAATGCGGAGTCTGTTTCGAAAGCCATGTCATCGGTCAATGGAAGGAGGAACTCACCAGATTGTATGACGTCTGCCGACAGGACTTTCCGACTGGTTCCCACCTTATTCCATTTGGTTCCCATGCATTATCGGATGCAGGTCCCGTATGTTTTGACTTTCAACAAAGGCACACAGACGGTGATTGCTCCATTGTGATTTGGGACCACGAACCCCTAAACACAGATCAGGAAATAATTCCGCTATTCTCCTCTTCGGCGAAAATGTTTGAATCGATGACATTCAGTGCCAAATCGGAAATCGATTTTTTGGGTGGTGATCCCGTTGAAGACTCAGAAGAGGAGCTTATTCAAAAAGGGCAGTTACTTTCTCAATTCCTCGCAATAGACCCTAATGGTGCAGGTGGTCCAGCACGTGAGATTTGGACATGCTGGGGCGTTACACCACAAGCCACTAAGTAAAAATCGCGTGAAACGAAGTGGTGGACCATGTGTTTGTCCCCGAAAGATTCTTTCGGGGCGGCGCAGCCGCGGGAGTTATTGGCAAATAGTCAGCAACTTCGTGGCAAGCTCTCCTGCCGACTTCGTCGGCCCAGATAGAATCTATCTGGGCTACCCTGTGCTGCATGACAGATCGCGTTTTGAATGTGCGACTGTCGCCTGTGCCGCGGCGTTGCCAGCCAACTGCAGTTGCATCTCGCTATCAAATCAACCAGAATGCATGTGTTGAGTTCATCCTGGAACGGGTGGCGTCGACTGCGCTACGGAATTGCCATGAATTGAGCAATGTGATCGGGGGGATCTATGACGGGCCCACGGACCGAAACGTTGACGTTGCCGCCGCGGGTCTCTCGCCGGGATGTGTTGCAGGCTGGAGCTCTCGGACTGGGAGCAGCATCGTTACTTCCCACATCTACTATCGCCGCTCCCCAGGTCGCCACGCGGCGAAAGTCTGTGATCTTTGTGTTTCTGACGGGCGGAATTTCGCAGCAGGACAGCTTTGATATGAAGCCGGCGGCGCCGGTGGATGTTCGGGGCGAATTTCAACCGGTCTCCACGCGGACACCGGGCCTGCAAATCTGTGAGCATCTGCCGCTGTTGGCGCAGCGGACCGACAAATACGCGATACTGCGGACACTCGCCACCGGCAGCAATGGCCACGAACTGGCTTGTCACATGATGCTCACCGGGCGGTTGGATTTGCCGCCGGCATTCAACACGAACGACGCACCCAGCCCCAACGAATGGCCGTCGATTCCCTCGCTGGTGACGTATGCCACGCGCGGACGAAATAATTTGCCGCCGGCGGTCGTGCTGCCGCAACCAAGCATCAACGAGATCGGCCGCTTTCGACCCGGGCAGTATGCCGGACGGTTGGGACCGCGTTGGGAAGCATGGCACGTCGACATTGCCGCGAAGTGCCCGTTGGGGAATGGCGCCTGCCCGGACTGTTTTCGCTTCGACGGCTCGCCGTTTCAGCATGGCTCGCCAACGATCTTTGACACGCCACACCTCAAATTGCCCAACGGCGGCAATGGGCGGTTATCGGAACGGTTGAGTTTGCTGGCAGGAATCGAGCATCAACGGGAGCACATGCAGCGCGTGGCCCGTGTTGAGCAGCACGCAAAATTTCGCGAGCAGGCGGTTTCGGTCTTAGCCGATCCAACCACGAAAGAGGCCTTCGATGTGGAGAACGCCGATCCGAAACTTGTGGAGCGGTATGGCAAAAACAAGTTTGGCCTATCCTGCTTGATGGCGTTTCGGCTGTCGCAAGCGGGGGTGAATTATGTGCAGGTCAATTTGGGGAAAAATTCCTCCTGGGATACACACTACGGCAATTTTGCGAATCTTAAAAACAACCTGCTCCCACCAATGGACCGAGCTGTGTCGGCGTTGATGGACGATCTGTTTGAAAGCGGCCTATCGGAAGAGACGTTGCTGATAGTGGGAGGCGAATTTGGGCGGACGCCAAAGATCAACAAAGATGCGGGGCGCGACCATTGGGATCCGGTCAATTCGGTGTTGTTTGCCGGTGCGGGTGTCCCTGGCGGAAAGGTCATCGGCAAGACCGACGCGCTGGCAGCCTATCCGCTTTCCGGCCGGCAAACGACGGAAAACTTTGCCGCGACAATATTTGATACGTTGGGCATCCCCTCCTCTACCAGTTGGACCGACCTCGACGGCCGTCCGCATCAGATTTATCATGCACAGCCGCTTGAAGGATTGCTCTAACAGGCCATCGTATGCCGCTCCCCCCTTGCAAAAACTAAGGGGCTGAAGGACGATTAACGAATGCTGACAATTCAGGGCAATAAAACACAGTACTGCGACGGTGTTTCTCGCCGCGGTTTCCTCACGATAGGTGCGCTGGGGGCTGCCGGGCTGACATTGCCGGAATTATTGCGCGCGGAAGCGGCGGCGGGAATTGGATCGTCGAATAAAGCGGTGATCAACATCCATCTCGACGGGGGTCCGCCGCAGATGGATATGATTGATCTTAAGCCGGATGCTCCGGTGGAAATTCGCGGTGACTTTTCGCCGATCTCCACGGCGGTCGCGGGAATCCAAATCAGCGAACTGCTGCCGAAATTGGCTGCGAATGCCAATGATTTTGCCTTCATCCGCTCCTTGGTCGGCTCGGCTGGGAGGCATGATGCGTTTCAGTGCCAATCGGGATTTCATGCCAAAGACCTTGCTTCAATCGGTGGACGTCCGTCGATGGGAGCTGTGCTTTCGAAACTGTATGCCACCGCGGGACAAGCAGCGCCGACGTTTGTCGATTTGATGCAGGGGCGTCCGCTGGTGCGCAACAGCGCCCGTCCCGGTTTTCTTGGACCGGCCTATCAGCCGTTTCGGCCCGACATTTCCCACCTGTTCACCCGGCAACTCGAACCGGGAATGAAAGGTGAGTTGGCCCGCTTAGGAACTGGGCATGCGACGAGTCTGGTGCTGAATCCACAATTGTCCGCGCGGCGATTGACCGACCGTACGCAGTTGTTGACAGGCTTGGATCGCATTCGCCGCGACGTCGATTCCAGCGGCATGATGGATGCGATGGACCGTTTCACACAACAAGCCGTCAATATCCTCACGTCGGGGGCATTGGCCGATGCGTTGGACTTGGAGAAGGTCGACCCCGCGACGCTGCGGCGGTATCAGTTTTCCGCTGAGACTAGTGGGGAGCGTTCAAAATATAGCGACGGACCGGAGGCGACCTACAAATTGCTTTTGGCGCGGCGATTGATTGAGGCGGGGGTTCGCTGCGTGAGTGTCTCGTTTAGTGACTTTGACACTCATCGCAACAATTTTAGCCGGTTGCGGAATGTTCTGCCGATGATCGATCACGGGCTCGATGCGCTGGTCACAGACTTGCGCGAGCGGGGAATGTTCGATGACGTTTCCATCGTCGCCTGGGGCGAGTTTGGACGCACACCGCGGATCGATACTAAAACAGCCGGACGCCACCATTGGCCGCGCGTGGGCATGGGATTGCTGGCCGGTGGCGGGATGCGAACCGGGCAGACGATCGGCGTTACGGATCGCCAAGCGGCAACGGCGGTCTCCCGGCCGGTGCAATACAAAGATGTCTTTGCCACGCTCTACCGGAACCTGGGGATCGACGCGACGGGTGTGACGGTCGATGATCCCACCGGCCGCCCGCAATATCTGCTGGACAGCGGCACGCCGTTGAGCGAATTGGTCTAATCACAGGGATTCGTTACCAGACCCGTCGCGGCACGTCTTGCCGTTTGCGCGCTTTCACAGGAACCGGTTTTGGCCGTTGTTTCCAGAGGACCGTAATGATTCCCGCGGTCCCGGCGAGAACGACCCATGCTGAAATTGCAGCCAAGACTGCACTATTTTCGAAAGCGAAACCTACTACGGTGATCCCACACAACAATAGGGCCGTAACGAATAGTGCGGCGCAGCGCATAATCACCTCATAGGGGCATGTGTCATTCGAACCGTAAAGGCAGTCGCCATCAGGAACAGACGTTGTGCGTCCGCGCGTTACCTGTGGTATCCCAATTCCGCCATCACATCGTACAGTTCCTCGAATGTGATAAACCGCCGTCGGTGACGCAATTTGTATTGATCGACCGCTTCGGCGAGTTCGATGACTTCCGGACGTAATGTCTGGTGGGAACTGGAGAATTGACGTCGTTCTTGACCGGGATTCGACCCGTCGGAATTGCTCCGTCGATCGACGAAAGTTGGGTTCTGTTCGCTGGTCTGTTGCATTAAGATGCTCCCGCGAGGACGATGCTTGTAGTCAACCGTAGTCTTCAAATTAGCGCCTGGCAAATGGAATTCTCGGATATCTCGCTCCGACAGTGAAAACATCGTAAAATCGGCGTGATAATCGTCGACTGCGCCGCGTCATTTGTTGTCAGTGGGTTCGGCTACAATTGGAATTGGTATTGGCCCGCGAACATTCGGTCGCGTTGCAGCTCAACAAGATGGTGATCAGGACAAGGTCGGAGCTCATCATTTGGACTTTACCGGCTAATTCCAAGAGGCGCCTGACCGGTCGCTGAGCACCGAGTCACGGCGTTCCTGAAACGAACCCGAAAAAACAATGTGATTCCATCTTTAGAATCGGACAACCATGGGAAATAAAGTAACTGTTCTGGGTGGTGGAGCGATGGGAACCGCGTGTGCGATCCTATTGTCCGAAAATCCGGAACAAGAGGTCGCCCTCTGGACCCGTAATCCCGAGCATGCGGCGGTTATGGCACAATCGCGCCAAAACGAACGACTGCTTCCCGGCGTCAAAATCCCCGCATCAGTCGCCATCACCGCCGACGTCGAAGCCGCCATCGATGGTGCGGATATTCTGGTTGCCGCAGTTCCTACGGCTTTCTTGCGGGAGGCACTCACGGATTGGGCCCCGCTGCTAACGGCCGATCGCCCGATGGTCAGCGTGATCAAGGGGATCGAGAACGAAACCTTTCTCCGGCCCAGTGAAATCATTAGCGAGATCCTGGGGCAACGTGGCGTCGTGGCTCTGGGGGGGCCCAGTCACGCCGAAGAGATCTCACGACGACTCCCGGCCAGCGTCGTGGCGGCCAGTGGCGATTTGTCGTTGGCCAAACGGGTGCAGGCTATGTTCACCACCGATCGGTTCCGGGTGTATACAAATGTGGACATCATCGGCGTAGAAATGGCTGCGGCGCTCAAAAACATCGTGGCCATTGCCGCCGGTATCTGTGACGGCCTCGGGTTCGGTGACAATGCCAAGGCGGGATTGATCACGCGGGGATTGGTCGAAATGACCCGTTTCGGCACTGCCATGGGGGCCGAAGCCTCCACATTTTCCGGCCTTGCTGGATTAGGCGATTTGGTCACGACCTGCGTGAGCCCCTACGGGCGTAATCGCGAAGTCGGCGAGCGTCTCGGAAAAGGGGAAACCTTAGAGCAGATCCAAGCAGACATGAAGTCGGTCGCCGAAGGTGTCTGGACCACGCGCAGTGTGTATGAACTGTCGGATCAACGCGATGTAGATATGCCGATTGCCAACGAGGTGTATCAAGTGCTATTCGAAGGCAAATCGCCGACGGCTGCCACCGAATCGCTGATGCTTCGCCCGCCGAAGCGGGAGTAGGCGAAACGATCGGTTGTGCTGAGGGAGCTTGACAGTTCCAGCGACGGCACATTATATCCGATCGCGTCCCATCGGCTTATTCAATCTGTTCACCGGGGTTCGTTGTGGTTGAAAAACTCCTGTTCACACTCGCCTGTCTCGTCCTGCCCGTAATCTGGGGCATTGTCGTGAACTGGCTGTTCGTGAAGTGGCAGAATCGAAACCCACCCCAAAAACAAGCCGACCCCAACCTACCCGACTACCAAATCTAGTGCGGCATAGCCGCTTGGTTCGTGCTTCCGCACGATGTGGTGCCGGGGGCACTTGGTGCGTGCTTCCGCACGATGTGGTGCCGAGGGCACTTGGTGCGTGCTTCCGCACGGTGTGCATGGGCCGCTCCCGTTGGTCGCTGGGGGGGAATTGGTTGGGGATTGTGAGAGTGGTGTACGACTTTGCTGTGGGGGCGTTGCAACGCACTTTTTTGGGGCGGACGAAAGATTGTCCCAACGAAAAACTTTGACGACCGAGAACTATTCGGCGAAAACCCTCACCCCTGCCCCTCTCCCAGAGGGAGAGAGGGTTTGTTGTTTACCGTGCGACGGATTTTTAAATTCCGTCCAGCGTGGCTCCGACCCTTGTGGCTTGGTCCAGGGTTTGTTTCCAGGTCATATCGGGGATGGTGATCCCGTCGCGGCGGCGCTCGGCTTGGCGGCGGAGTTCGATTTCACCAGGCATCAGGATTTCGTCGACACCGGGGATTTTACGGCTGCTTTTGATGTAATCGACGTATTGGCCCATGACGGTGGCGTATTGATCGGCCGACATCAGCTTTTCGACATCGATCAGATACATCCAAACGCCATTGGTGCCGGGAGGGACATCGGTCCGGGCAATGCCTGCTCCTGACAGAATGCCACAGACAATGTCCAACATCACGCTCATTCCATAGCCCTTGAAACCTAACGGTCCGCCGAGCGGAAGGATGGCGCCCGGTGCGATTCCTTTGTCGGGGTCGCCATACAAATCGGCGGGGTTGTTCGTGGGATTCCCGGCATTGTCGATGACCCAACCGTCGGGGATTGATTCCCCTTTTTGCAGGGCGACGCGGACCTTGCCCTCGGCTGTAGCGGAGGTGGTCATGTCCAGCACGATCGCTTCATCGTTCCAGGGAGCTGCCATCGAGATGGGATTGGTGCCCAATTTGCGATCCAGCCCGCCCCAGGGAACGACTCCACCCGGTCCGGGGGCATTGACGGCCATCACGGTGAAGAAACCTTGGAGCGCCGCTTGATAAGTGTAGGAGCCGAGCCGGCCGATGTGATTGCATTCGCGGCACAGGACGGTGCAGGAACCTGCCTCGCGAGCACGCGTTGTGGCGATTTGCAGCGCTTTGGTGGCGACCACCTGCCCAAAATTTCCACCGCCATCGAGTACGGCGAGCGTCGGCGTATCGACATCGAGTTTGACCGGTGCGCCGGGGCGAATATGCTTCTGCTCGATGTAGTCGACATATTGTTTGAGCCGCATGATGCCGTGGCTGTCGTGGCCGACGAGGTTGGCCCCCGCCAATTCCACGGCGACGGTTTGAGCCTCTTCGGCCGAAGCCCCGGCGCCTTCTAAGATACGCCGCGTGATTTCTTCCAACTGCTGAGTATTGAATGTGGGCATAATTGATTTTTGAGATGCGTTTTGTGTCGGGAAAAATTGTTTGTTTCGAGGATAGCAATCGCCATCGACAATCACCAGCGCGGCGGCGGATTTCCGCGGTTTGAGGCTTGTTAGAGCAACGGGATCAATCGAGACAAGGGGGGATGCAATCAGGGAAATCACTCCGTTCCTCAGGCCTGTCCCCTCATGCCTCAAGCCGACTTTCGCATTTTCACGACCCGATTCAACCTGTGCGGGTTATAACGACGATACTCGTTATGAGACTGGTGCGCGCATGATGCGCAACGGCGTTGACTGCTGGCGGATCTCAAAACTGTTATGGATTACCGCGTCGAACTTACAACCTATACCGGCCCCATTGACTTGTTGCTGTACCTGGTACGGCGTCATGAGGTGGACGTTACGGATTTGCCGATCGCGAAAATCACGGCGCAGTTTGGTGAGTTTCTTGAGGTGCTGGAGCTGATCGATTTTGACTTGGTCGGTGAATTTGTAGTGCTGGCCAGTACCCTGGTCGAAATCAAAAGTCGCATGGTGCTGCCGCGACCTGAGGAAGAAGAGGCTCCCGAGGTTGATGTCACCGAAGACCCCCGCAGCGAATTGGTGCGGCA from Symmachiella dynata encodes:
- a CDS encoding SMI1/KNR4 family protein, producing the protein MTEQSIATVYVDTAIESLRRHDLMCCPDPNMPAEMRDPNVPPSGAWLAWQPIASTVTDQDIDELESLYCGKLPDLYVEFLKYRHFYELTECGVCFESHVIGQWKEELTRLYDVCRQDFPTGSHLIPFGSHALSDAGPVCFDFQQRHTDGDCSIVIWDHEPLNTDQEIIPLFSSSAKMFESMTFSAKSEIDFLGGDPVEDSEEELIQKGQLLSQFLAIDPNGAGGPAREIWTCWGVTPQATK
- a CDS encoding NAD(P)H-dependent glycerol-3-phosphate dehydrogenase, whose protein sequence is MGNKVTVLGGGAMGTACAILLSENPEQEVALWTRNPEHAAVMAQSRQNERLLPGVKIPASVAITADVEAAIDGADILVAAVPTAFLREALTDWAPLLTADRPMVSVIKGIENETFLRPSEIISEILGQRGVVALGGPSHAEEISRRLPASVVAASGDLSLAKRVQAMFTTDRFRVYTNVDIIGVEMAAALKNIVAIAAGICDGLGFGDNAKAGLITRGLVEMTRFGTAMGAEASTFSGLAGLGDLVTTCVSPYGRNREVGERLGKGETLEQIQADMKSVAEGVWTTRSVYELSDQRDVDMPIANEVYQVLFEGKSPTAATESLMLRPPKRE
- a CDS encoding DUF1501 domain-containing protein, with protein sequence MTGPRTETLTLPPRVSRRDVLQAGALGLGAASLLPTSTIAAPQVATRRKSVIFVFLTGGISQQDSFDMKPAAPVDVRGEFQPVSTRTPGLQICEHLPLLAQRTDKYAILRTLATGSNGHELACHMMLTGRLDLPPAFNTNDAPSPNEWPSIPSLVTYATRGRNNLPPAVVLPQPSINEIGRFRPGQYAGRLGPRWEAWHVDIAAKCPLGNGACPDCFRFDGSPFQHGSPTIFDTPHLKLPNGGNGRLSERLSLLAGIEHQREHMQRVARVEQHAKFREQAVSVLADPTTKEAFDVENADPKLVERYGKNKFGLSCLMAFRLSQAGVNYVQVNLGKNSSWDTHYGNFANLKNNLLPPMDRAVSALMDDLFESGLSEETLLIVGGEFGRTPKINKDAGRDHWDPVNSVLFAGAGVPGGKVIGKTDALAAYPLSGRQTTENFAATIFDTLGIPSSTSWTDLDGRPHQIYHAQPLEGLL
- a CDS encoding porin, encoding MPASARADKPVDVDALLRRLDEAERRLQVLENGTPHAPAGEAPTGQEAVPDPSVRSEVQDAAFSTANPVFDTEPVSFTYQDQGSNTGGGTNATSQQGTLPRASSFAIDYDTGFVLRPDDKDSIPYQLQVNGRMQIRHVGFSRDADFYFNRGDTFRGGPLRIDNRNEIELERARLVFSGFVHDPKLEFFLNIDGDTDDNHQAIFHDFWFNYEFNETFDLYFGKAFVPGSRDWLNGSMRTHFADRSMATTFFRPDRSVGVWAIGEVTEDLFYRVMVANGFSASDLQFSQLDTSLAYSGTMWWDALGDYGKGYADLKWHEDLAVRVGQSFTYASQHGIDSLGVPGSEQNFLRISDGTRLITPSALAPGVTVVGSDIYLYAVDAAFKYRGWSVNSELYFRWLNQFKTVGGTIPYSQLYAYGFYADTGYMILEKSLEVIARASLVDGMFGTRWEYATGINWYVNGTHQNKVTFDITKLDGSPVSNSGPNYEVGQEGLLTRLQWQIAF
- a CDS encoding Ldh family oxidoreductase; its protein translation is MPTFNTQQLEEITRRILEGAGASAEEAQTVAVELAGANLVGHDSHGIMRLKQYVDYIEQKHIRPGAPVKLDVDTPTLAVLDGGGNFGQVVATKALQIATTRAREAGSCTVLCRECNHIGRLGSYTYQAALQGFFTVMAVNAPGPGGVVPWGGLDRKLGTNPISMAAPWNDEAIVLDMTTSATAEGKVRVALQKGESIPDGWVIDNAGNPTNNPADLYGDPDKGIAPGAILPLGGPLGFKGYGMSVMLDIVCGILSGAGIARTDVPPGTNGVWMYLIDVEKLMSADQYATVMGQYVDYIKSSRKIPGVDEILMPGEIELRRQAERRRDGITIPDMTWKQTLDQATRVGATLDGI
- a CDS encoding DUF1501 domain-containing protein, which produces MLTIQGNKTQYCDGVSRRGFLTIGALGAAGLTLPELLRAEAAAGIGSSNKAVINIHLDGGPPQMDMIDLKPDAPVEIRGDFSPISTAVAGIQISELLPKLAANANDFAFIRSLVGSAGRHDAFQCQSGFHAKDLASIGGRPSMGAVLSKLYATAGQAAPTFVDLMQGRPLVRNSARPGFLGPAYQPFRPDISHLFTRQLEPGMKGELARLGTGHATSLVLNPQLSARRLTDRTQLLTGLDRIRRDVDSSGMMDAMDRFTQQAVNILTSGALADALDLEKVDPATLRRYQFSAETSGERSKYSDGPEATYKLLLARRLIEAGVRCVSVSFSDFDTHRNNFSRLRNVLPMIDHGLDALVTDLRERGMFDDVSIVAWGEFGRTPRIDTKTAGRHHWPRVGMGLLAGGGMRTGQTIGVTDRQAATAVSRPVQYKDVFATLYRNLGIDATGVTVDDPTGRPQYLLDSGTPLSELV